Proteins encoded by one window of Deltaproteobacteria bacterium:
- the rplQ gene encoding 50S ribosomal protein L17, translating to MDHRKLNRTTPHRKAMLCNLVTALIEHGRIQTTLPKAKELKRLADRVVTLGKQGTLASRRCARRMIHNRVILSKLFDELAPRFASRQGGYTRILKLNCRPGDQTPMALIEYLDNPTKEKKEKSTKKAKAA from the coding sequence GTGGATCATCGAAAATTAAACAGAACGACACCGCATCGCAAGGCGATGTTGTGCAATTTGGTGACCGCCCTGATTGAGCATGGGCGAATTCAGACAACGCTGCCCAAAGCCAAGGAATTAAAAAGGCTGGCGGATCGTGTTGTGACTTTGGGCAAGCAAGGAACGCTTGCTTCCAGACGCTGTGCCCGTCGCATGATCCATAATCGTGTGATTTTGTCGAAATTATTTGATGAATTGGCACCGCGTTTTGCCTCTCGTCAAGGTGGTTATACGCGTATTCTTAAATTAAATTGCAGGCCCGGGGATCAAACCCCGATGGCTTTGATCGAGTATCTCGATAATCCAACCAAAGAGAAAAAAGAAAAGAGCACCAAAAAAGCAAAAGCGGCATGA